One part of the Phragmites australis chromosome 3, lpPhrAust1.1, whole genome shotgun sequence genome encodes these proteins:
- the LOC133911621 gene encoding la-related protein 1B-like isoform X2, with amino-acid sequence MATSADPHAAVAGAWTPPSDSPPAAKKAGDAAAAPWKRPGSATVPVVVPVGNPIMDADSWPALPGLASPPPAAATAAAAKASPKAAPPPSTGAVISPVSLGNSGALDANPDNEAPIRNPAARRALVMPAGDGLEKSAPAPELSPVYVPNARSNGGDHHQNGRFGSHPHGRGGSYGGGNRRGTGGGGGRRGQEHHGGFDGPRRGGGRRDGHGQTHQQRGHQPYIRAPPPPPPFISATPQAPHYGAPMGFPEIAPHVYYFAAHPSEGLQGLPFVPHPASPHAISIDPIQKELLAQIDYYFSDDNLCKDPFLRQNMDDQGWVPLSLIAGFRKVQNLTNNIQFLRGTNNIQFILETVLLSTVVEVQGDKIRRRGTWENWLFPKSNYSAGSSGPSSPMTSNIDSLASQFLFVGLEGATYHTSLQGMPSEALLTRSVTSGSLGYHVPTLGGLHTNGSGPIFEQKSARNLLRSDTF; translated from the exons ATGGCGACCAGCGCCGACCCGCATGCTGCCGTTGCGGGCGCGTGGACGCCCCCGTCGGATAGCCCCCCGGCCGCGAAGAAGGCGGGGGACGCTGCCGCCGCCCCCTGGAAGCGCCCGGGTAGCGCGACGGTGCCGGTCGTGGTGCCTGTTGGAAACCCTATCATGGACGCGGACTCCTGGCCGGCGCTGCCAGGACTGGCGTCTCCCCCGCCGGCGGCTgctacggcggcggcggccaaggCGTCGCCGAAGGCCGCTCCTCCCCCGTCCACT GGGGCGGTGATCTCGCCGGTCTCTTTGGGCAATTCCGGCGCTCTAGATGCCAATCCTGATAATGAGGCTCCCATACGCAATCCTGCGGCTCGGCGTGCCCTAGTGATGCCTGCAGGGGATGGGCTGGAGAAGAGTGCCCCTGCCCCAGAGCTGTCGCCGGTGTATGTGCCTAATGCCCGTAGCAATGGTGGTGATCATCATCAGAATGGGCGTTTTGGTTCCCATCCTCATGGCCGAGGTGGCAGCTATGGTGGGGGGAACAGGAGGGGTaccggtggaggtggaggacgaCGTGGGCAGGAACACCATGGGGGTTTTGATGGACCAAGACGCGGTGGTGGCCGCAGAGATGGCCATGGACAAACTCACCAGCAGCGTGGCCACCAACCCTACATtagggctcctcctcctccaccaccatttATTAGCGCTACTCCTCAGGCACCGCATTATGGTGCACCTATGGGCTTCCCTG AAATAGCACCACATGTTTACTATTTTGCGGCACACCCCTCCGAAGGTCTTCAAGGCTTGCCTTTTGTGCCTCATCCGGCAAGCCCTCACGCTATTTCAATTGACCCTATTCAAAAGGAGCTTCTGGCGCAGATAGATTACTACTTTAG CGATGACAATTTGTGCAAGGACCCATTCTTGCGACAGAATATGGATGACCAGGGTTGGGTGCCATTATCACTTATTGCTGGCTTTCGCAAG GTCCAAAATCTGACAAATAATATACAGTTTTTGAGGGGGACAAATAATATACAGTTCATATTAGAAACAGTCCTGCTATCTACAGTTGTGGAAGTACAG GGTGATAAAATAAGGAGGCGTGGAACATGGGAGAATTGGTTGTTTCCAAAATCCAATTATTCTGCTGGAAGTTCTGGTCCTTCGTCCCCTATGACATCTAACATTGATTCACTAGCATCGCAGTTTCTGTTTGTTGGACTTGAGGGGGCAACTTACCACACTAGTCTGCAAGGAATGCCCAGTGAAGCTCTCCTGACAAGATCAGTAACTTCAGGTAGTCTGGGCTATCATGTACCAACCTTGGGGGGACTACACACCAATGGGAGTGGACCAATTTTTGAGCAGAAGTCAGCAAGGAATTTACTCAGGAGCGACACCTTTTGA
- the LOC133910896 gene encoding expansin-A19-like — translation MGKHFLRLFAVLSVCFAPVKSDWLPATATFYGGVDGSGTMDGACGYGNLYNDGYGVNNAALSTTLFNDGASCGQCYAIICDESKAPQWCKPGTYVTVSATNFCPPNWSLPYGGWCNTTRPHFDMSQPAWENIGIYSAGIIPVLYQRVKCWRSGGVRFTINGFNYFELVLVTNVAGSGSIKSMAVKGTNTGWIQMSRNWGANWHCLSALVGQALSFTLTSTGDQTIVFQDVVPAWWQFGQTFTTYQQFDQ, via the exons ATGGGAAAACATTTCCTGCGGCTGTTCGCCGTTCTTTCAGTCTGCTTCGCACCGGTCAAGTCGGACTGGCTCCCAGCCACCGCCACGTTCTACGGCGGCGTGGACGGCTCCGGCACAATGG ATGGCGCGTGCGGGTACGGGAACCTGTACAACGATGGGTACGGCGTCAACAACGCGGCGCTGAGCACGACGCTGTTCAACGACGGCGCGTCGTGCGGGCAGTGCTACGCCATCATCTGCGACGAGAGCAAGGCCCCCCAGTGGTGCAAGCCCGGCACGTACGTCACGGTCTCCGCCACCAACTTCTGCCCGCCCAACTGGTCGCTCCCCTACGGCGGATGGTGCAACACGACCCGCCCCCACTTCGACATGTCCCAGCCGGCCTGGGAGAACATCGGCATCTACAGTGCCGGCATCATCCCCGTCCTCTACCAACG TGTCAAGTGCTGGAGGTCCGGGGGCGTGCGGTTCACCATCAACGGGTTCAACTACTTCGAGCTAGTGCTGGTGACGAACGTGGCCGGGAGCGGATCGATCAAGAGTATGGCGGTGAAGGGCACCAACACGGGGTGGATCCAGATGTCCAGGAACTGGGGCGCCAACTGGCATTGCCTCTCGGCGCTCGTCGGGCAAGCGCTCAGCTTCACGCTCACCTCCACCGGCGACCAGACCATCGTCTTCCAGGACGTCGTGCCGGCGTGGTGGCAGTTTGGACAAACCTTCACCACCTACCAACAGTTCGACCAGTAA
- the LOC133911622 gene encoding heavy metal-associated isoprenylated plant protein 27-like encodes MIGVDLIAELCTMPAKIIGKKKRKQFQKVELKVRMDCEGCERKVRKALEDMKGVSSVEVDPKQNKVTVSGYVEQAEVVARLHRRAGKKAEPWPYVPYDVVPHPYAPGAYDKKAPPGYVRNVLDDPDAAPLVRASSTEEKYTTAFSDDNPNSCAIM; translated from the exons ATGATTGGCGTGGACCTCATCGCCGAGCTCTGCACAATGCCGGCCAAGATCATCGGCAAGAAGAAGCGCAAGCAGTTCCAG AAGGTGGAACTGAAGGTCCGGATGGACTGCGAAGGGTGCGAGCGCAAGGTCAGGAAGGCACTGGAAGACATGAAGGGCGTGAGCAGCGTGGAGGTGGACCCGAAGCAGAACAAGGTGACGGTGTCGGGGTACGTGGAGCaggcggaggtggtggcgcGGCTGCACCGTCGCGCGGGGAAGAAGGCGGAGCCGTGGCCCTACGTGCCGTACGACGTGGTGCCGCACCCCTACGCGCCGGGGGCCTACGACAAGAAGGCGCCGCCCGGGTACGTGCGCAACGTGCTCGACGACCCCGACGCCGCGCCGCTCGTGCGGGCAAGCTCCACGGAGGAGAAGTACACCACCGCGTTCAGCGACGACAACCCAAACTCCTGCGCCATCATGTGA
- the LOC133911623 gene encoding chloroplast protein FOR GROWTH AND FERTILITY 2-like, translating to MERLISTPASSPSPPQTRIRLPGGSLFLPSRRLPAAGGGVAPWARLHWQPPRPGAIALASPLRHEGLSAAPEDARKEVAAAPATVGHPWKLLGSLLPKASTAALFLLMTLITSSLHSSIPHPAYASVQPVAKTGGRLLTTELLSSGWAGFFAGCLHTLSGPDHLVALAPLSIGRSRLESGLVGALWGCGHDAGQVIFGLLFLLLKDRLHIEVFRAWGTRVVGLTLLIIGGMGIREASEVQESSLVLEGVDGSITGGGEPSQAPSAPRKKKVGLATFATGIVHGLQPDALLMVLPALALPSRLAGAAFLGMFLVGTVFSMGSYTAFVGSCSEALKEKVPRITEKLTWAASLVAVGMGLALLVGQFFGFSLY from the exons ATGGAGCGGCTCATCTCCAcgcccgcctcctccccctcccctccccagaCCCGGATCCGCCTGCCCGGcggatctctcttcctcccttccCGGCGCCTCCCCGCTGCGGGTGGCGGCGTAGCGCCATGGGCCCGGCTGCACTGGCAGCCTCCGCGCCCCGGCGCGATCGCGCTGGCGTCGCCGCTGCGCCATGAGGGCCTTTCGGCCGCGCCGGAGGATGCAAggaaggaggtggcggcggcaccGGCGACGGTTGGGCACCCGTGGAAACTGCTTGGGAGCCTACTCCCCAAG GCTTCCACTGCTGCCCTTTTCCTATTGATGACACTTATTACTAGCAGCCTACACTCTAGCATCCCTCATCCTGCCTATGCATCGGTGCAACCAGTAGCGAAAACGGGTGGAAGACTGCTCACGACTGAGTTACTAAGCAGTGGTTGGGCTGGTTTCTTTGCTGGGTGCTTGCATACCTTGTCTGGGCCAGATCATCTAGTCGCCTTGGCACCGCTGTCGATTGGTAGATCAAGACTTGAAAGTGGACTGGTCGGTGCCCTTTGGGGCTGTGGTCATGATGCAGGACAAGTTATTTTTGGCCTGCTCTTCTTGTTACTCAAGGATCGGTTGCACATCGAGGTTTTCCGTGCATGGGGAACAAGAGTTGTAGGCCTCACGCTCCTTATCATAGGAGGCATGGGCATCCGAGAAGCTTCAGAGGTTCAAGAGTCCTCCCTAGTTTTGGAGGGCGTCGACGGCAGTATTACCGGCGGTGGTGAGCCTTCGCAGGCCCCTTCAGCTCCCAGAAAGAAGAAAGTTGGTTTGGCAACATTTGCCACCGGAATCGTCCATGGTCTCCAACCAGACGCACTGCTGATGGTCTTGCCCGCGTTGGCTCTTCCGTCGCGCTTGGCCGGCGCGGCATTTCTTGGCATGTTTTTGGTCGGCACTGTATTTTCGATGGGGAGTTACACTGCTTTTGTAGGTTCTTGTAGCGAGGCTCTAAAAGAGAAGGTTCCTAGGATAACGGAGAAACTGACCTGGGCTGCTTCACTTGTAGCTGTAGGCATGGGACTAGCTCTTCTGGTTGGGCAGTTCTTTGGGTTCAGCCTGTACTGA
- the LOC133911621 gene encoding la-related protein 1B-like isoform X1, translated as MATSADPHAAVAGAWTPPSDSPPAAKKAGDAAAAPWKRPGSATVPVVVPVGNPIMDADSWPALPGLASPPPAAATAAAAKASPKAAPPPSTGAVISPVSLGNSGALDANPDNEAPIRNPAARRALVMPAGDGLEKSAPAPELSPVYVPNARSNGGDHHQNGRFGSHPHGRGGSYGGGNRRGTGGGGGRRGQEHHGGFDGPRRGGGRRDGHGQTHQQRGHQPYIRAPPPPPPFISATPQAPHYGAPMGFPVAEIAPHVYYFAAHPSEGLQGLPFVPHPASPHAISIDPIQKELLAQIDYYFSDDNLCKDPFLRQNMDDQGWVPLSLIAGFRKVQNLTNNIQFLRGTNNIQFILETVLLSTVVEVQGDKIRRRGTWENWLFPKSNYSAGSSGPSSPMTSNIDSLASQFLFVGLEGATYHTSLQGMPSEALLTRSVTSGSLGYHVPTLGGLHTNGSGPIFEQKSARNLLRSDTF; from the exons ATGGCGACCAGCGCCGACCCGCATGCTGCCGTTGCGGGCGCGTGGACGCCCCCGTCGGATAGCCCCCCGGCCGCGAAGAAGGCGGGGGACGCTGCCGCCGCCCCCTGGAAGCGCCCGGGTAGCGCGACGGTGCCGGTCGTGGTGCCTGTTGGAAACCCTATCATGGACGCGGACTCCTGGCCGGCGCTGCCAGGACTGGCGTCTCCCCCGCCGGCGGCTgctacggcggcggcggccaaggCGTCGCCGAAGGCCGCTCCTCCCCCGTCCACT GGGGCGGTGATCTCGCCGGTCTCTTTGGGCAATTCCGGCGCTCTAGATGCCAATCCTGATAATGAGGCTCCCATACGCAATCCTGCGGCTCGGCGTGCCCTAGTGATGCCTGCAGGGGATGGGCTGGAGAAGAGTGCCCCTGCCCCAGAGCTGTCGCCGGTGTATGTGCCTAATGCCCGTAGCAATGGTGGTGATCATCATCAGAATGGGCGTTTTGGTTCCCATCCTCATGGCCGAGGTGGCAGCTATGGTGGGGGGAACAGGAGGGGTaccggtggaggtggaggacgaCGTGGGCAGGAACACCATGGGGGTTTTGATGGACCAAGACGCGGTGGTGGCCGCAGAGATGGCCATGGACAAACTCACCAGCAGCGTGGCCACCAACCCTACATtagggctcctcctcctccaccaccatttATTAGCGCTACTCCTCAGGCACCGCATTATGGTGCACCTATGGGCTTCCCTG TTGCAGAAATAGCACCACATGTTTACTATTTTGCGGCACACCCCTCCGAAGGTCTTCAAGGCTTGCCTTTTGTGCCTCATCCGGCAAGCCCTCACGCTATTTCAATTGACCCTATTCAAAAGGAGCTTCTGGCGCAGATAGATTACTACTTTAG CGATGACAATTTGTGCAAGGACCCATTCTTGCGACAGAATATGGATGACCAGGGTTGGGTGCCATTATCACTTATTGCTGGCTTTCGCAAG GTCCAAAATCTGACAAATAATATACAGTTTTTGAGGGGGACAAATAATATACAGTTCATATTAGAAACAGTCCTGCTATCTACAGTTGTGGAAGTACAG GGTGATAAAATAAGGAGGCGTGGAACATGGGAGAATTGGTTGTTTCCAAAATCCAATTATTCTGCTGGAAGTTCTGGTCCTTCGTCCCCTATGACATCTAACATTGATTCACTAGCATCGCAGTTTCTGTTTGTTGGACTTGAGGGGGCAACTTACCACACTAGTCTGCAAGGAATGCCCAGTGAAGCTCTCCTGACAAGATCAGTAACTTCAGGTAGTCTGGGCTATCATGTACCAACCTTGGGGGGACTACACACCAATGGGAGTGGACCAATTTTTGAGCAGAAGTCAGCAAGGAATTTACTCAGGAGCGACACCTTTTGA